Within Planococcus citri chromosome 2, ihPlaCitr1.1, whole genome shotgun sequence, the genomic segment AAGATCTCAATTTTGGTTCCGTTTTGCATTCCAGTGAGTATACTCGTCAAGTTAGTTTGATTATTATTGAATTGAGATTTTTATCGAATGTATTTAGGTACATATTCTTGCTACGGAAGTGTTTTGTGTAGCATTTAGCATTAGATGTGTATTGAATGAAGATAAGTATACTTAGGTATGATGTGATGTTTCAGACACCTAATTCGCGTGTCTATACATAGTAATCGATAGCGATAGTCGCAGCAAGATGACCGATTCGCCGACGGATTTGCAAAGTTTGGCCGCAAAATACGTTTGCATTCAGCTGCTACACGAATGGGCCGAAGGTGAAACACCGGTAATCGACGTTTGGCGAAAAGGTAACGGATATCATACCTGCTCGGATCACGACTGGTTCGTTTGGCAGTTATACGAAATGCAAGTACCTCGATTTGCGACCATCATACCGAATAAAATCCGATACCAAATCGAAGACAACATGGCGCTGATCGTCGAGCAAGTCATGATCTGGATCCAGTATCATCACGAGGTGAATTTCTTCCACGATCAACCATCGACGCCAACGTCTTCGTTGAGCGAATACGTCGTGAAGCTGGTTTggaatcatcattttaatatcGACTACGCTGCGACTGCTAAAAATATCCTGACCAATGAGAAGCTGAGTCCGTTGGAGAGGTTCAGATTCGCCAGTACTTACTGCATCGTCGAAGAGATCGAAAAGTTTCGCGACTTGATGGCCGATGCCAATTTGGTGCTACCGGAATGGGATTTTATAAAGGATCCGTTCATGGTGTATTGGAGCAAGTATTTGAGAAACGAGTTAGATACGATATCGGTACCCGGAGTCAGCGATAAGTTTTCTGTAGACACGTTGATGTTTGTTAAAACAGTGGAGGAGTTCGATTTGTGGCCACCGGTCGAACACTTCTTCGATAAAGTCGACTGGAAGATGAAAGCAGTCAAATTCGAACATATCGTCGAACGGTATGGTAAAAACTACCTGAAAGAGTTGTTGGCCAAATTGACCGTTGAAGAGTGGATGAACGCCGCTAGTTTTTTTGCGATTTCGAAAATGGTCGAGAAAATCGTTGGGTACGGTACTTTGGACGGCGTACGTTTCATTTGGCAGCTCTACCAGAGTAAAATGAAGTCGAAGGATTTCCGCGGTATTCTCGAAACCCTAGTACCGTTATCGACGAGAAACCcgagcaatttcgaaaaatggaccCCTCTGTTGATGGAAATTTGGACCAGCGCTGGTAGCGAATTGAAAGAATCGGCCATCGATATCAAATTATGGCAGAGTATCGGTGAAAACTGCATCTACCAGATTCCGCTCGGAGATACGAAGGCATTTCGCGCACGTCGCCAGATCAGCGATCCGATGAAATTCATCAAACTGGTGTTGAAAAGCATGGAGGCGAAGAAAAGAACGGAATTCTTCGAGAAGAATTTCAACTCGCTGATTATCTGGGTACCGTTCGCAGAGTTGGATAAATTGATGCGCGAATTTCTGGAACGGTTCGATCGCGACGTTgtccagttgaaaaaacaaatcgcCAAATGCTCCGAAGACGAAGGCGAAATCAATCAATCGCTTTACATATTGTTGGCTTTTGGCGATTTCGACGCATTCGACGCAGTGGTATCGTTTTATTTTCCTGCTGTTGAGGGATTCTTGGCAGCAGCAGATGAAGACGAAGAAAGGTTGACGTACTATAAATGGATGTTTTTGGTGCCTATGACGGGTCTGAAGGCGTTGAGTATGAGTCTATATTTCGCTGATTGGCGAACGGTGTACGAGTACGTGAAGAAAACCACTGTGAAAGTGAAGATCGCGCCGGATGCGTTTATGATTACGCTGATCGAGGCCGGATGGTTCCAAGATATTCGTCATTTGGACGAGAAACTGAATAAGGGCGAAATGAGAGACTTGAAGGACTGCCTCACTACGGCTTTGCCGGCCAACGATTCTAGAttcgaattcttgaaaaaacgaTTCAAGTTTCACATGTTTACGAATTTATTCGCTACCAAACACCCCGCAGAAAGGGTTTTTAATCGAGCTAACGTGCAGGATTTTTTGCTATGGATTTACAACGGCGACGAAAAACTAGTCGATAAGAATTTCAAGCAACAGGTCCTGTTTCCTAATGGGTTTTTGGTGCAGTTTAAATCTTGCTTTAGAGAGTGCTTCCAAGCTACCAAATCGATGGAAGAGTTTTTAATGTGGTGTTTCGAGAGTGAAGCGGAAAGGAGCCAGTTTAAACGCGAGATGATTTATAAATATCGCGAGTATAAGATGATCGAAGATTTACTGACACGTAGAAGGTATCGTAGAGCTATGTTGTTCTGGTTTTTCGACGGCGATCTCAGCGCAATTGAGAAATTCACGGTCGAATGTTCGCGTAATCCGATCTATGAAGATGATACTGATGCGGCTGCTGAAGCTAATCCTGATGCTAATGCTGAAGCTGGTCCTGGCGCTGCTGCTGAGGCTAATCCTGACGCCGTTGCGGAAGCTGGTCCTGATGCTAATGCTGATGCTGATTTGGATGCTAATGCTGAACCTGAAGCAGGTCCGGATGCGAGAGCTGATGCTGCAGAGCTGATCCAGGAGCTGAGGCAGATGTTTAACATTTGACGAATAAAGTTGTGAGCGGATGATTGGTGGgataaaacgatatttttttaatgttattcGTTAGAATTGTGCGATgaatgaaggattttttttttttaaatatttacttATTATGTTTTTACCAATTCAGaattggattttattttcaaatgtattGATCTAGAATAcattgtaggtatgtactatttCGAGTATATCAACGTTATTTAATTtgtaatgtatttttgtttaaattttgtttatttttttttatttttacatttttatgtatgtaggtacgacAAGTTCCTTCATatatgtatttctttttttgttgaagataattgttttcagttgaattacttgcaaggttttattttttgggtaattttttttgcagaacaGAAAACTgggttcttatttttttctgctgaaaattttcatattgggATTCAGGTATGTtatttattgaatgaaaattccgccgatattttgaatttcatacaAGCCTAGTGATTTTGGCAATTGGCATCTCAAGTTGATCTACGATCATTGCTGAATCGATAAGTAGTATAGGTatgattttgaatgaattatCAGGTTTTTTTCCAATGGTCAAGTAGTCTGGTTGATTTGTCAAATACTGCTTCACTTTCAATGAGATCATAAGAAAATAgaaggattttcaaaataagtacaaGTGTGGGAAAAGTTTTGAACCATTACTGgccaataaatttaaaattctatagttgattttataatgaatttttgaatggagaaatccaaattttatcaaattgatgaaggaagctgaaattaaaTGTGTAGTGTACCCTATTTTATCATTCAAAATATAGATCTAACAAGATCGATACTCGAAAGTCTAGAATTGCTAACTAGGAAAGTATCTGACTTACAATTTTGTAtcaattgacacatttttgttGGAGTGGTTGAGTAGTTCAGTCGATTTATCAAATGAGCTTCGTTTTCTGAGActtttaaaattcgtaaaaatgagTATGGGGAGGTGCTTATTTACTCTCGTGATATTTTTCTCGCTCCCTACGCTCCGTAATATtaatattgttgatttttatcgaaaaaaaatgtaattaataataatgaaaagtATGTGCGAGTTTTACATGGTAGGGGGTCTCctacaaaattcgaaaaaattcaattttcaattttggatttcttcagaattttaaaattcctccATCCATAAGGATGGAAATTTCCTGTTGGATAAGTTTTTATGTCTTGAATTGCTAATTGTCCCGTTAATTCGGTTAATTATACAATTTTGTCGTTTAATCCACTTCTTTAGTCGTTGAAACATTCGTTTTGTCGCGTCCtgtattaattattttattttatttagggTGAAACGTAACCCTCCTTCCCCTTCACACACTTCACCATATAACAGGTAGATTTGTGGAGCTACGCATGAGCTACGCACAGCTCTTactatttgtatttcttttcagTACGTTATTTTGGGAGGAGGTGTCGATGAATTCTAAATTTTCTTACATTTGATTTCTTATACCTATTATTGacaattatgaaaatagaacACGTTGCGCCTTTTTCTCAAGGAATGGTGATTTTATAATATTATCTCGGAAGTTGATTACAATAATTTAAACAAATACTctcaagtttttcttttcattattttccttATGGCTCTGAGTTTTTTTCGTTTAGTTTTGCGTTTGCCTAAATTTTTtcgtcactctcaaaatcggcgcaaatgtggataaactcgttaaacaggtcgagtgtaatgtacaactcgatttttagctgcctataacttcatattcacgccttcgagagcaaattcaaaattctggagaaattaaaaatagcgctggaggctccagaatggctggaaatggtgaaatttggatttgggtgattaatattagttttggggcttattttgaccatttttattgatcaagtaggtgctttgaaaaaaagcataaatcgccagaaacagtcaattttgaattttctaaaattcgccaaaaatcgaaaaatgaacttgagcagctgaaaatttggtttagggggttttagactatgcgctttccaaaaatcgcggtcccgttcaaatcggagtgtgacaccttaAGAAGTTCCCTTGTCAGAAGGTTTTGCGgtgttttcaaattgatttcttaGCGTTGAATTCtggggaataattttttttgagtgatgacaaatgaattttttcatgctgATCTCAACTCTCAAGAGCCAA encodes:
- the LOC135837953 gene encoding uncharacterized protein LOC135837953: MTDSPTDLQSLAAKYVCIQLLHEWAEGETPVIDVWRKGNGYHTCSDHDWFVWQLYEMQVPRFATIIPNKIRYQIEDNMALIVEQVMIWIQYHHEVNFFHDQPSTPTSSLSEYVVKLVWNHHFNIDYAATAKNILTNEKLSPLERFRFASTYCIVEEIEKFRDLMADANLVLPEWDFIKDPFMVYWSKYLRNELDTISVPGVSDKFSVDTLMFVKTVEEFDLWPPVEHFFDKVDWKMKAVKFEHIVERYGKNYLKELLAKLTVEEWMNAASFFAISKMVEKIVGYGTLDGVRFIWQLYQSKMKSKDFRGILETLVPLSTRNPSNFEKWTPLLMEIWTSAGSELKESAIDIKLWQSIGENCIYQIPLGDTKAFRARRQISDPMKFIKLVLKSMEAKKRTEFFEKNFNSLIIWVPFAELDKLMREFLERFDRDVVQLKKQIAKCSEDEGEINQSLYILLAFGDFDAFDAVVSFYFPAVEGFLAAADEDEERLTYYKWMFLVPMTGLKALSMSLYFADWRTVYEYVKKTTVKVKIAPDAFMITLIEAGWFQDIRHLDEKLNKGEMRDLKDCLTTALPANDSRFEFLKKRFKFHMFTNLFATKHPAERVFNRANVQDFLLWIYNGDEKLVDKNFKQQVLFPNGFLVQFKSCFRECFQATKSMEEFLMWCFESEAERSQFKREMIYKYREYKMIEDLLTRRRYRRAMLFWFFDGDLSAIEKFTVECSRNPIYEDDTDAAAEANPDANAEAGPGAAAEANPDAVAEAGPDANADADLDANAEPEAGPDARADAAELIQELRQMFNI